In the Chroococcidiopsis sp. SAG 2025 genome, one interval contains:
- a CDS encoding VOC family protein has product MKFSYTILYVKEVSQAVAFYERAFSLKQRFVHESGQYAEMETGGTTLALASNELARSNLSQGFQENNLSNLPAGIEIGFVTEDVSAAFTNAVNAGAVVVVEPKVKPWGQTVAYVRDLDGILVEIASFI; this is encoded by the coding sequence TTGAAATTCTCCTACACAATTCTCTATGTTAAAGAGGTGTCTCAAGCCGTCGCATTTTACGAACGTGCCTTCAGCTTAAAGCAACGATTTGTTCATGAAAGCGGACAATATGCTGAGATGGAAACGGGAGGAACGACACTTGCTCTTGCTTCTAACGAACTAGCGCGATCGAATCTTTCTCAAGGATTTCAAGAGAATAATTTATCAAATTTGCCTGCTGGAATTGAAATTGGTTTTGTGACAGAAGACGTATCGGCAGCTTTTACAAATGCGGTGAATGCTGGCGCTGTAGTTGTTGTAGAACCTAAAGTTAAACCTTGGGGACAAACAGTGGCTTACGTGCGCGATTTAGATGGGATTTTAGTGGAAATTGCCAGTTTCATTTAA
- a CDS encoding asparaginase, whose protein sequence is MTRGKRTQAAELEVRLLREGIVESIHHVQAVVCDDRGRVLSVAGNAETATFVRSALKPFQALGVTTTGTLERYDLTDRDLAIICSSHKAAIAQVRQVFNILWRADIDPSALQCPTPAGKRSPLEYNCSGKHAGMLAVCQQRRWALNSYLQRNHPVQQLILTKVAEMLRMPAEEFICAHDDCGAPTYFMQLGQMAALYAQLASGSSLDLERIVRAMTYHPTLIAGEGEFDTEIMRLTQGELVSKAGAEGVQCIGRVGEGMGLAIKAIDGSKRAKHAVAIHLLKQMGWISPSAAETLAESFMEFGKFKRLEVLGELSLL, encoded by the coding sequence ATGACAAGGGGAAAAAGAACTCAAGCCGCAGAACTGGAAGTCCGGTTGCTGCGGGAAGGGATTGTAGAATCGATCCATCACGTCCAAGCAGTTGTGTGTGATGACCGAGGACGGGTGTTATCTGTAGCTGGCAATGCGGAAACAGCAACTTTCGTGCGTTCTGCTCTTAAGCCATTTCAAGCACTAGGCGTGACAACAACAGGCACTTTAGAACGCTACGACCTCACAGATCGAGATTTAGCGATTATTTGTAGTTCGCATAAAGCCGCGATCGCCCAAGTGCGACAAGTCTTTAATATTCTTTGGCGAGCAGATATCGATCCCTCGGCATTGCAATGTCCCACACCTGCGGGTAAGCGCAGCCCCCTAGAATACAATTGTTCTGGCAAACATGCGGGAATGTTAGCCGTGTGTCAGCAACGGCGTTGGGCGCTCAATAGCTATCTCCAACGCAACCATCCCGTACAGCAGTTAATTCTAACTAAAGTAGCTGAAATGCTGCGGATGCCAGCCGAAGAATTTATTTGCGCTCATGATGATTGCGGTGCGCCTACCTATTTCATGCAGTTGGGACAAATGGCAGCTTTATACGCTCAGCTTGCTTCTGGTAGCAGCTTGGATCTGGAACGAATCGTGCGTGCTATGACCTATCATCCCACCTTAATTGCAGGGGAAGGAGAATTTGATACGGAAATTATGCGCCTGACGCAAGGGGAACTGGTAAGTAAAGCGGGTGCGGAAGGCGTGCAGTGTATTGGTAGAGTTGGCGAGGGCATGGGTTTGGCAATTAAGGCAATAGATGGTTCTAAACGCGCCAAACACGCTGTAGCGATTCACTTGCTCAAGCAAATGGGTTGGATCAGCCCCTCAGCAGCGGAAACTCTAGCTGAAAGCTTTATGGAGTTTGGTAAATTCAAGCGTCTAGAGGTTTTAGGAGAATTGTCGTTGTTATAG
- a CDS encoding CGLD27 family protein has product MMESPVSVCPVPDEQQPLNEYEQLKSSGFFRTATLEVRQYVGKLLWVWGWSWIVAGPIAAASFPPIKHVSQFLLCGTIGASLGVILAVARLYLGWSYVRDRLMNQTIFYEETGWYDGQNWTKPLEILTRDRLIVSYQVKPILQRLRRTFAWLGFFLLSGGLIWYFV; this is encoded by the coding sequence ATGATGGAATCACCTGTTTCTGTCTGTCCAGTTCCTGACGAACAACAACCGCTCAACGAGTACGAACAGCTCAAATCATCTGGTTTTTTTCGGACTGCCACTTTAGAAGTACGGCAATATGTTGGCAAACTACTGTGGGTTTGGGGTTGGTCGTGGATAGTGGCAGGACCGATCGCCGCTGCTAGTTTTCCACCCATCAAACACGTGTCGCAATTCTTGCTATGCGGGACGATCGGTGCGAGTCTGGGGGTAATATTAGCAGTTGCCCGCTTGTATCTCGGTTGGTCTTACGTGCGGGATCGTCTAATGAATCAGACGATCTTTTATGAGGAAACGGGTTGGTACGACGGTCAAAACTGGACGAAACCACTAGAAATTCTGACTCGCGATCGGCTCATTGTCAGCTACCAAGTTAAACCAATCCTGCAAAGACTCCGCCGCACTTTTGCGTGGCTGGGTTTCTTTCTCCTGTCTGGGGGCTTAATCTGGTATTTTGTATAA
- the rsfS gene encoding ribosome silencing factor, whose product MSEYTQANSISQSAFLNSSKVSATHADESRELALAIAEAAADRKAGDIVLLHVADVSYLADYFAIVTGYSRVQVRAIADAIEDKVVKEWHRKLLRTEGKNEGTWVLQDYGDVLVHIMMPSEREFYNLEAFWGHAERIDFPTASGDGRTTK is encoded by the coding sequence ATGTCTGAATATACCCAAGCAAATTCAATCTCTCAGTCCGCTTTTCTGAACTCTAGTAAGGTCAGTGCTACTCATGCCGATGAGAGTCGGGAATTAGCCTTGGCAATCGCGGAGGCTGCTGCCGATCGCAAAGCTGGCGATATTGTCCTGTTGCACGTCGCTGATGTTTCTTACTTAGCCGATTACTTCGCGATCGTCACTGGATATTCTAGGGTACAGGTAAGGGCGATCGCAGATGCAATTGAGGATAAAGTTGTCAAAGAATGGCACAGGAAGCTACTGCGGACGGAAGGCAAGAATGAAGGAACTTGGGTGTTACAAGACTATGGCGATGTCTTGGTTCATATTATGATGCCCAGCGAACGAGAGTTTTATAATTTAGAAGCATTCTGGGGTCATGCCGAACGGATCGATTTTCCAACCGCCAGCGGCGATGGGAGAACAACAAAATGA
- the yqeK gene encoding bis(5'-nucleosyl)-tetraphosphatase (symmetrical) YqeK, translating to MLNLNHSSEYITVKRERVLSWLSEHVPQSRIDHILRVEQMAVELAEHHRQNGEKAAMSGLMHDLAKYFKPAKLLEMARAEGLEIDPVMELHPHLLHADVSAIVARDTFGVQDEEVLQAIANHTLGRPEMTELSCIVFLADSIEPGRGDTPELQALRQMSYQNLPQAVWRTCDYSLKFLIETHCLIHPRTIATRNWFLNWVKSKHHSPHMLK from the coding sequence GTGCTAAATCTCAACCATAGCTCGGAGTACATCACGGTCAAGCGCGAACGGGTTTTAAGCTGGCTGTCAGAACACGTACCGCAGTCCCGCATCGACCATATTCTTAGGGTAGAGCAGATGGCGGTGGAGTTGGCTGAGCATCACCGTCAAAATGGGGAGAAGGCGGCGATGTCGGGGCTAATGCACGACTTGGCAAAATATTTTAAGCCCGCTAAGCTGCTGGAAATGGCGCGCGCTGAGGGGTTAGAGATCGATCCCGTGATGGAATTGCATCCTCATTTGTTACATGCCGATGTCAGCGCGATTGTTGCTAGAGATACTTTTGGGGTGCAAGATGAAGAAGTATTGCAGGCGATCGCCAATCATACTTTGGGCAGACCAGAAATGACGGAATTGAGCTGTATCGTGTTTTTAGCGGATAGCATTGAGCCAGGTAGAGGCGATACCCCTGAGTTACAAGCTTTACGACAGATGAGTTATCAAAATTTACCTCAAGCTGTTTGGCGTACCTGCGATTATTCTTTAAAATTTTTAATAGAGACTCATTGTTTAATTCATCCACGCACGATCGCCACCCGAAATTGGTTTCTTAACTGGGTAAAAAGCAAGCACCACTCTCCGCACATGCTTAAATGA
- a CDS encoding 7-carboxy-7-deazaguanine synthase QueE, producing MTTARLIEIFSAIQGEGLNVGTRQIFIRFALCDLRCHFCDSAHTWSVPSTCRVERSPGLRDFETHPNPVQLNTLLTWIERQNSPGLHDSISLTGGEPLLHAPFLVEFLPLVRRATGLPIYLETGGHRPQQLQLILPCLDSVGMDIKLPSVSGEDRWNEHVEFLQTCHQAGVEVFIKAIVSSQTDLGDLAKAAKLVASVNPEIPVFLQPATPLTPSQQFGDIPIQAPTPAQVLHWQALMKRELKRVRVIPQTHKMLNQL from the coding sequence ATGACAACCGCCCGTCTCATCGAAATCTTCTCCGCCATTCAAGGCGAAGGATTAAACGTCGGCACGCGCCAAATCTTCATCCGGTTCGCGCTATGCGATCTACGCTGCCATTTTTGCGATAGCGCCCACACTTGGAGCGTACCATCAACTTGTCGCGTCGAGCGGTCGCCTGGACTGCGAGACTTTGAAACCCACCCTAACCCCGTACAGCTTAATACTCTATTAACTTGGATAGAACGGCAAAACTCCCCAGGCTTACACGATAGTATCAGCCTCACAGGAGGCGAACCATTACTACACGCACCTTTCCTAGTAGAATTCCTACCTCTGGTACGTCGTGCAACTGGACTACCCATCTATCTCGAAACGGGAGGTCATCGTCCGCAACAACTGCAACTCATCCTACCTTGCCTTGACTCGGTGGGCATGGATATCAAACTACCCAGCGTCAGTGGCGAAGATCGCTGGAACGAACACGTAGAATTTCTGCAAACCTGTCACCAAGCAGGCGTAGAAGTATTTATCAAAGCGATCGTCTCCAGTCAAACCGATCTCGGAGATTTAGCCAAGGCAGCTAAACTAGTTGCATCCGTCAATCCAGAAATTCCTGTATTTCTACAACCTGCTACCCCACTCACACCATCCCAGCAGTTCGGAGACATTCCCATCCAAGCACCCACTCCAGCCCAAGTACTGCATTGGCAAGCGCTCATGAAACGAGAACTCAAACGAGTCCGCGTTATTCCCCAAACTCACAAAATGCTCAACCAGCTATAA